A window of SAR202 cluster bacterium genomic DNA:
CAGAACAAGGTTCAGTATCTGTGCTCTCTTCGCTTCTCGCTCGGTCAAATGTAGTCCTCTCATGGACTGACATATTCACTGAGCAGTTACCTACTGACAATATCACTGAGCAAAGACACTGGTGCATGTTACCATTGATTAGCTCGGGCGTTTGTGGCATCTTATTCGAGGATTTGAACGATTTTCACGGACGGGTGAGATTTTGGCCAGAGCCCCCATAATAATCGTCGAGGACGAGGCACTGTTCAGCGAGCTTCTCCAGACCACGCTTTCCAAGGAGGAAGGTGTTGAGGTCATTGGCGTCGCCAAGGACGGCGAGACGGCGGTGAAGCTGGCGGACGAGGTCAAGCCGGACGCCATCCTGATGGACATTGAGCTGCAGGGCAGCATCGACGGTATCGAGGCGGCCCTGCAAATAAAGCAGCATCACCCCAAGACCGGGATCGTAATCCTTACCTCTCACCGCGACCGCCGTTATCTCACGAGCCTGCCGCTGGAAACCAGCACGGGCTGGGCATACCTGCTGAAACAGTCGGTGCAGGATATAGACTCCGTCGTGCGCGCCATCCAGGGGAGCATCATGGGCATGGTGGTCCTGGACCCGGCCGTAATGGGCGGCCTCCGCCCCAGACAGGGCTCCGCGCTGGTCAAGCTCACGCCTCGCCAGCAGCAGGTGCTTGAGCTGGTAGCCCAGGGCTACAACAACGCGGCAATCGCCAAGCGGCTCACCCTTACGGAAAAGTCCGTGGAAACATACATCCACGCCATCTACCAGGAGCTCCAGCTCGCGAACGAACAGGACTCCCACGCCCGCGTCAAGGCCACGCTCTACTACCCCGAAAACTCCGATAGCGCCAAGTAGCTCCCTGTACCCAGAACTTACGTAGAAATACCTAGCCGTTTTATACGTACTACCCCTGTGTCTCCGCCCATATCCTCTCTGTCAGAATATACAAGTAGGTCGAATGATACTTACCGGAAGAAGAGAACCCAGAGTAATGCGTGAAGTAGTCCTTGCCGATGACGATCTGATGTTCCGCGCATGGCTCGAGTCCGTACTTGAGCAAGGCGGGGACCTGCACGTCGTCGGCGAAGCGAACGACGGCGAGACCGCGCTGGAGCTCGTGGAAACCCTGCACCCGGACGTGGTTATTGCAGACGTCTACATGAGAGACATGGACGGCCTGGAAGTCGCGCGCCGCATCAAGCACTCGCACCCGAAGATCGACTCCATCCTGGTCAGCGCCCATTCGGACCGCACCCACGAGCGGCTGGCGGTTGAAGAAGGCGCGCTTGCCCTCATACCAAAGCAGCGGGTGTCTGCCGAGGCTGTTCGTCACGCACTGAAGAAGGCAGTTTAGCCACCACCGTAGTGCCGTTCCCCGGCACGCTCCTGACCGCGCACTCCCCTCCCACCACCTCCGCATAGTCGCGCATGGTGCCAAGCCCCAGCGAGTTCTTGCTGCCCTCCGCCACGAATCCCTTGCCATTGTCCTTCACGATCACCTCGATTGCGCCGCCGCGCAGATCGGCGGCTATGAACACCTGCGAGGCGCCCGAGTGCTTCAGCACGTTCGTGAGCGCCTCCTCCGCGATCCGGTAACCGGCCAGTCGCACCTGCTCCGGCACGAAATTGTTGTCGAACTTCTCACGACGCACAAGCTCAGGGTCCATCCTTACGTCAAGAGCTATTGCGGAATCGAAATGGTCGCAGAGCGACTGCAGTGCCGGCACCAGACCCCGGCGCAGTATCGCCCGGTACAACTGGTGACCGATGGACCTCAGCTCATCGTCCACGATAGCCGAAAGGCTCTAGTGTATCGCAGAT
This region includes:
- a CDS encoding response regulator transcription factor, which encodes MILTGRREPRVMREVVLADDDLMFRAWLESVLEQGGDLHVVGEANDGETALELVETLHPDVVIADVYMRDMDGLEVARRIKHSHPKIDSILVSAHSDRTHERLAVEEGALALIPKQRVSAEAVRHALKKAV
- a CDS encoding response regulator transcription factor, which produces MWHLIRGFERFSRTGEILARAPIIIVEDEALFSELLQTTLSKEEGVEVIGVAKDGETAVKLADEVKPDAILMDIELQGSIDGIEAALQIKQHHPKTGIVILTSHRDRRYLTSLPLETSTGWAYLLKQSVQDIDSVVRAIQGSIMGMVVLDPAVMGGLRPRQGSALVKLTPRQQQVLELVAQGYNNAAIAKRLTLTEKSVETYIHAIYQELQLANEQDSHARVKATLYYPENSDSAK